Proteins from a single region of Deltaproteobacteria bacterium:
- a CDS encoding fructose 1,6-bisphosphatase, with translation MKVTLSVIKADIGSIGGHIRPSGRLLESVREKIATGGKGLLIDTHVGFTGDDVAILMSHAGGTGNPEVHRLAWDAFLAGTKTAKEQGLYGAGQDLLKDSFSGNVKGMGPAVAEMEIDERPNEPFLFFAADKTDPGAYNLPCYLGFADPMVSSGLILSPKVGKGFTFRIMDVAHTEGDRVIDLSAPEDLYDIAALLRDQERFVVESIRSRDTGEIAAVVSTTRLHNIAGKYTGKDDPVMLVRTQGSFPATGEVLAPFGIGHFVAGFMRGSHHGALMPVQRNTGTSFFDGPPIVSCLAFCVRNGRFTEPVDAFDHPYWDYVRTKTSAKSEDLRRQGFFGPAMLPYSELEYGGIVERLKGMDSKFRVMKEKQAVGG, from the coding sequence ATGAAGGTTACGCTATCCGTGATCAAGGCGGACATCGGGTCCATCGGGGGCCACATCCGCCCCAGCGGGAGACTGCTCGAGTCGGTGCGGGAGAAGATCGCAACGGGCGGCAAGGGGCTGCTGATCGACACCCACGTCGGGTTCACCGGGGACGACGTGGCCATCCTCATGTCCCACGCCGGCGGCACCGGGAACCCGGAGGTCCACCGGCTCGCCTGGGACGCCTTCCTCGCGGGGACGAAGACGGCGAAGGAGCAGGGGCTGTACGGGGCGGGGCAGGATCTCCTGAAGGACTCCTTTTCGGGGAACGTGAAGGGGATGGGGCCCGCGGTGGCGGAGATGGAGATCGACGAGCGCCCGAACGAGCCGTTCCTGTTCTTCGCCGCGGACAAGACCGATCCCGGCGCGTACAACCTGCCGTGCTACCTGGGCTTCGCGGACCCGATGGTCTCCTCCGGGCTGATCCTCTCCCCGAAGGTGGGAAAAGGGTTCACCTTCCGCATCATGGACGTGGCCCACACGGAAGGGGACCGCGTGATCGACCTTTCCGCCCCCGAGGACCTCTACGACATCGCCGCGCTGCTGCGGGACCAGGAGCGGTTCGTGGTCGAATCGATCCGCTCGCGCGACACGGGGGAGATCGCCGCGGTGGTCAGCACCACCCGCCTCCACAACATCGCGGGAAAGTACACCGGGAAGGACGATCCGGTGATGCTCGTGCGGACCCAGGGGAGCTTTCCCGCCACGGGCGAGGTGCTCGCCCCGTTCGGCATCGGTCACTTCGTCGCCGGCTTCATGCGGGGGAGCCACCACGGGGCGCTGATGCCGGTCCAGCGGAACACCGGCACCTCGTTCTTCGACGGCCCGCCGATCGTGTCGTGCCTGGCGTTCTGCGTCCGGAACGGACGGTTCACGGAGCCGGTCGACGCCTTCGACCACCCGTACTGGGATTATGTCCGGACGAAAACCTCCGCCAAGTCCGAGGATCTGCGGCGCCAGGGATTCTTCGGGCCGGCGATGCTCCCGTACAGCGAGCTCGAATACGGCGGGATCGTGGAACGGCTGAAGGGGATGGATTCGAAATTCCGCGTGATGAAGGAAAAACAGGCGGTCGGAGGGTAG
- a CDS encoding glucose-6-phosphate isomerase (catalyzes the formation of D-fructose 6-phosphate from D-glucose 6-phosphate), with the protein MGDGIRFRFDFSLAGESNLPGGEGISAASFRDAMALVDRAVGSLEEKHLRGDIGFPDLPFMVSEARAIARDARVLRQRFSHLLVLGIGGSALGTRAVHDAVGGGSSLRGLKLSVADNVDPDAFFPLLASHPMRKTVVVAISKSGGTAETNAQLSIAIAALKKSVGKRWREHLILVTDPVKGVFRRMADAEGVKSYPVPPNVGGRFSVLSAVGLLPLAASGVRIERLLAGAAQMESVFRHTQGTDNPVRFASAVYAHYLFRAHKPVHVWFTYGEGLSRVAEWWQQLWGESLGKKRRDGTSVGQTPSRAVGVTDQHSQLQLYQDGPADKVFTFVRWMKGREKGKIPGADFAPDMSMLGGKPLRDLFDAEFEGTIGALWGAGRPIVRMEVGRRDEENVGAFLHFWEWVTAIVGECAGIDPFDQPGVEEGKKIARALMGEKGGETVRDDFRRRVAGIRRAEIRIGEDLPGGKK; encoded by the coding sequence ATGGGCGACGGGATCCGTTTTCGGTTCGATTTCTCCCTCGCGGGGGAGAGCAATCTTCCGGGCGGCGAGGGGATCTCCGCGGCCTCCTTCCGCGACGCGATGGCGCTGGTCGACCGGGCGGTCGGGTCGCTCGAGGAGAAGCACCTTCGGGGGGATATCGGTTTCCCGGATCTCCCGTTCATGGTGTCGGAGGCCCGCGCGATCGCCCGGGACGCCCGGGTGCTCAGGCAGAGGTTCAGCCACCTCCTGGTGCTGGGGATCGGCGGCTCCGCGCTGGGAACCCGTGCGGTCCACGACGCCGTCGGCGGCGGGTCGTCCCTCCGGGGACTGAAGTTGTCGGTGGCGGACAACGTGGATCCCGACGCGTTCTTCCCGCTCCTGGCATCGCATCCGATGCGGAAGACGGTCGTGGTCGCCATCAGCAAATCGGGCGGGACGGCGGAGACCAACGCCCAGCTCTCCATAGCGATCGCCGCGTTGAAGAAATCGGTCGGAAAGCGGTGGCGGGAGCACCTGATCCTGGTCACCGACCCGGTGAAAGGGGTCTTCCGCCGGATGGCCGACGCGGAAGGGGTGAAGAGCTACCCGGTCCCGCCGAACGTCGGAGGGAGGTTCTCCGTCCTCTCCGCGGTGGGCCTTCTTCCGCTGGCGGCGTCCGGTGTGCGCATCGAGCGGCTCCTGGCCGGCGCCGCGCAGATGGAGTCGGTCTTCCGCCACACCCAGGGCACCGACAACCCGGTGCGGTTCGCGTCCGCGGTCTACGCCCACTACCTGTTCCGCGCCCACAAGCCGGTCCACGTCTGGTTCACCTACGGCGAGGGGCTTTCCCGGGTCGCCGAGTGGTGGCAGCAGCTCTGGGGCGAAAGCCTCGGGAAGAAGCGCCGCGACGGGACGTCGGTGGGGCAGACGCCGTCGCGCGCCGTGGGCGTCACCGACCAGCACTCCCAGCTCCAGCTCTACCAGGACGGTCCGGCCGACAAGGTGTTCACGTTCGTCCGCTGGATGAAGGGCAGGGAGAAGGGGAAGATCCCCGGGGCGGATTTCGCCCCCGACATGTCGATGCTGGGGGGCAAGCCGTTGCGCGACCTGTTCGATGCGGAGTTCGAGGGGACGATCGGCGCGCTGTGGGGAGCCGGGCGGCCGATCGTCCGGATGGAGGTCGGCCGGCGGGACGAGGAGAACGTGGGAGCGTTCCTCCACTTCTGGGAATGGGTGACCGCCATCGTCGGGGAGTGCGCCGGCATCGACCCGTTCGACCAGCCCGGCGTCGAGGAGGGGAAGAAGATCGCCCGCGCCCTGATGGGGGAGAAGGGAGGCGAAACGGTGCGCGACGACTTCCGCCGCCGGGTCGCCGGGATCCGGAGGGCCGAGATCCGGATCGGAGAGGATCTCCCGGGCGGGAAGAAGTAG